The following are from one region of the Paenibacillus sabinae T27 genome:
- the mobA gene encoding molybdenum cofactor guanylyltransferase has product MKNNFGEGGQMKMKIAGILIAGGRSRRMGADKALLKYGGIPAIARVAAALGEVADPVTVACGEKEREDFRFLKLSQAADLFPGCGPLAGIHAGMSAAPSDWYFAAPCDLPFVSAAFMRYILDAWERSGGRAAVVPVSRSGKVQPLLGLYHKDTLAKLEIALSEGKLKVMDWLAGLDVLYVPEEGFTGHLEGAPSPLLNVNTPEEYRAAAEWRV; this is encoded by the coding sequence ATGAAAAATAATTTTGGCGAAGGAGGTCAGATGAAGATGAAAATTGCCGGTATCCTCATCGCCGGAGGCCGTTCCAGACGGATGGGCGCCGACAAAGCGCTGCTTAAGTACGGCGGTATCCCGGCCATTGCCCGTGTGGCCGCCGCCCTCGGGGAAGTCGCGGACCCGGTGACGGTCGCCTGCGGAGAGAAGGAGCGGGAGGACTTCCGTTTCCTGAAGCTTTCGCAGGCTGCCGACCTCTTTCCCGGCTGCGGCCCGCTGGCAGGGATTCATGCTGGCATGAGCGCGGCGCCTTCGGATTGGTATTTTGCCGCCCCCTGCGATTTGCCGTTTGTTTCGGCGGCGTTTATGCGGTACATCCTGGACGCTTGGGAGCGGAGCGGCGGGCGGGCTGCGGTCGTACCGGTCTCGCGTTCGGGCAAAGTCCAGCCGCTGCTGGGGCTCTACCATAAGGATACCCTTGCGAAGCTGGAAATCGCCTTGTCCGAGGGGAAATTGAAGGTGATGGATTGGCTGGCTGGCCTCGATGTGCTGTATGTGCCGGAAGAAGGTTTTACGGGACACTTGGAAGGAGCCCCTTCCCCGCTGCTCAATGTGAACACTCCGGAGGAGTACCGGGCCGCCGCGGAGTGGCGAGTTTAA
- a CDS encoding LysE/ArgO family amino acid transporter, with protein sequence MDVIIHGVILAVGLILPLGAQNIFVFNQGALQARYIGALPVVVTAALCDTLLIFAAVGGVSLAVLSLHWLTPFIYGAGAVFLVIMGQKILRERHAGEQAAVLPVREQVGYALSVSLLNPHALMDTVGVIGTSSLQYGAADRWTFAAAAAGVSWLWFMGLSAGGRALGKADPSGRLVRLLNIFSALLLWGMAGYMVWQLWAALTV encoded by the coding sequence GTGGACGTTATTATTCATGGGGTTATTTTGGCCGTTGGCCTTATTCTGCCGCTTGGGGCGCAGAATATTTTTGTATTCAACCAGGGCGCGCTGCAGGCCCGATATATTGGTGCTCTGCCCGTTGTGGTCACGGCGGCGCTGTGCGACACACTGCTGATCTTCGCAGCCGTAGGGGGAGTATCCCTGGCGGTGCTGTCGCTCCATTGGCTCACCCCTTTCATTTACGGGGCGGGGGCCGTCTTTTTGGTCATAATGGGCCAGAAAATTCTGCGGGAGAGGCACGCGGGCGAACAGGCAGCCGTTCTTCCGGTGAGGGAACAGGTAGGCTATGCGCTGTCGGTGTCGCTGCTGAACCCGCATGCACTGATGGACACAGTGGGCGTAATCGGAACAAGCTCCCTGCAGTATGGAGCCGCCGACCGCTGGACGTTCGCCGCCGCGGCCGCCGGGGTATCGTGGCTGTGGTTCATGGGCCTGTCCGCCGGCGGCAGGGCGCTCGGCAAGGCCGATCCTTCCGGACGGCTGGTGCGGCTGCTGAACATATTTTCGGCACTGCTCCTCTGGGGAATGGCAGGCTATATGGTCTGGCAGCTGTGGGCCGCGCTTACGGTTTAA
- a CDS encoding response regulator transcription factor — protein MAKILVVDDDPHIRELVAVFLKAEGMEVYEASDGKEALEFLGDHTADMVILDIMMPNMDGWQLCRELRKDYDFPLLMLTAKGETSQIVKGFELGTDDYLVKPFEPPVLTARVKALLKRYQISAAQSVTVGRLKMNRKTYEIHSDDGVLTLPLKEYELLFRLASYPGQTLPRERLIEEIWGYDYEGNERTLDVHINRLRERFPSERYGFAIRTVRGLGYRLEGAE, from the coding sequence ATGGCAAAAATACTGGTGGTGGACGACGATCCGCACATCCGCGAGTTGGTAGCCGTATTTTTGAAAGCTGAAGGCATGGAAGTGTATGAGGCTTCCGATGGGAAAGAAGCGCTGGAGTTTCTTGGGGATCATACCGCCGACATGGTAATTCTCGATATCATGATGCCGAACATGGACGGCTGGCAGCTCTGCCGCGAACTGCGAAAGGATTACGACTTTCCGCTGCTCATGCTCACGGCCAAAGGTGAAACCTCGCAGATTGTAAAGGGCTTTGAGCTGGGAACCGATGATTATCTCGTCAAACCGTTTGAGCCGCCCGTGTTGACCGCCCGCGTAAAGGCGCTGCTGAAACGGTATCAGATTTCAGCTGCCCAAAGCGTAACCGTCGGCAGGCTGAAAATGAACCGGAAAACGTATGAAATCCATTCGGATGATGGCGTTCTGACGCTGCCCCTTAAAGAGTACGAGCTGCTGTTCAGGCTGGCGAGCTACCCCGGACAGACCCTGCCGCGCGAGCGGCTGATCGAGGAGATCTGGGGCTATGACTACGAAGGCAATGAACGCACGCTGGATGTGCATATCAACCGGCTGCGTGAACGCTTCCCGAGCGAGCGGTACGGATTCGCCATCCGCACCGTGCGTGGTCTCGGCTACCGGCTGGAGGGTGCGGAATGA
- a CDS encoding PLP-dependent aminotransferase family protein, translating into MRHSAGMAMVDWRPDPLSPLPLYAQIAGHFRAKITGGDWPAGMKLPPQRELARQLGVNRSTIVAALGQLTELGLIEGRHGGGTRVAAAKANRGTAGSWNDYVEEGIHYPNLPAVQAINRLEFQPELVRLGTGEPAPELLPGEQMRDILAELARGELPLAYEEPLGSLRLRRALSAELGRSGIQADPSSILILSGALQGFQLISLGLLPKGSTVLLEKPSYMYSIHSFQSAGVKLCGLPMDGQGLMAEGLENAAVRTKAALLYTIPAFHNPTGILMDAERRRELMEKTAALGLPILEDGAYQDLWLDAPPPPPLKAMDQSGSVLHLGTLSKSASPGLRIGWVAGPEQVIRRLADIKMQTDYGASSLSQLAAAKWLEDGCHERHCSALRLALRRRRDLMLELLERHCEGLAVWSKPAGGFYVWLRLNRPVPLPRLFRAALAEGLLLNTGDLYDRSDARHLRLSYAYASPSELERGIAKLAELIRRMGGLS; encoded by the coding sequence ATGCGGCACAGCGCCGGCATGGCTATGGTGGACTGGCGTCCCGACCCGTTATCGCCGCTGCCGCTCTACGCGCAAATCGCCGGACATTTCCGCGCCAAGATCACCGGCGGCGACTGGCCTGCAGGGATGAAGCTCCCGCCGCAGCGCGAGCTGGCCCGGCAGCTTGGCGTCAACCGGAGCACGATTGTTGCGGCGCTCGGCCAGCTAACCGAGCTCGGGCTCATCGAAGGAAGACACGGAGGAGGCACTCGGGTAGCGGCGGCGAAAGCAAACCGGGGAACGGCGGGAAGCTGGAACGATTATGTGGAGGAAGGCATCCACTATCCCAATCTTCCGGCCGTTCAGGCGATCAACCGACTGGAATTTCAGCCGGAGCTGGTTCGGCTCGGGACCGGAGAGCCCGCCCCCGAGCTGCTGCCGGGAGAACAGATGCGCGACATTCTGGCCGAACTGGCGCGCGGTGAGCTGCCGCTGGCGTACGAGGAGCCGCTCGGCAGCCTGCGGCTTCGGCGGGCGCTCAGCGCGGAGCTGGGCCGAAGCGGGATACAGGCCGACCCCTCCTCGATTCTGATTCTTTCCGGGGCGCTTCAAGGCTTTCAGCTGATTTCCCTGGGCCTTCTGCCCAAGGGATCGACCGTTCTGCTGGAGAAGCCCTCCTATATGTACTCAATTCATTCTTTCCAGTCGGCGGGAGTCAAGCTGTGCGGCCTGCCCATGGACGGGCAGGGCCTGATGGCGGAAGGGCTGGAGAACGCCGCCGTTCGAACCAAGGCGGCGCTGCTGTACACGATCCCCGCCTTCCATAACCCGACAGGCATCCTCATGGATGCGGAGCGGAGGCGGGAGCTGATGGAGAAGACGGCGGCGCTGGGATTGCCGATCCTTGAAGACGGAGCTTACCAGGACCTGTGGCTGGATGCGCCCCCTCCTCCGCCGCTCAAGGCTATGGACCAAAGCGGCAGTGTTTTGCACCTTGGCACCCTATCCAAATCGGCGAGTCCCGGCCTGCGTATCGGGTGGGTTGCCGGTCCCGAGCAGGTGATCCGGCGGCTGGCCGATATCAAAATGCAGACCGACTACGGGGCCAGCTCCCTCTCGCAGCTGGCGGCGGCCAAGTGGCTGGAGGACGGCTGCCACGAGCGGCATTGCAGCGCCCTGCGCCTTGCGCTGCGCCGGCGGCGCGATCTGATGCTGGAGCTGCTGGAGCGGCATTGTGAGGGGCTTGCAGTCTGGAGCAAGCCTGCGGGCGGCTTCTATGTATGGCTGCGGCTGAACCGGCCGGTGCCGCTACCTAGGCTGTTCCGCGCAGCGCTTGCGGAAGGCCTGCTGCTGAATACCGGCGATCTGTACGACCGGTCCGATGCAAGGCATCTCCGCCTGTCCTACGCGTATGCGTCCCCGTCCGAACTGGAACGGGGGATCGCCAAGCTGGCGGAGCTGATCCGCCGGATGGGCGGGCTTTCCTGA
- a CDS encoding sensor histidine kinase, producing MNRLRRALRGLLGMLAGFSSLIISWTASYFILRVLFEKFGSPSSAYVSQLLGMLLGFLILFFIGGLISLITYGKQNKFYSPILNAVRRISKGDFTAQVEDVERYGRMGELVEGINEMASELSRMETMRQDFISNVSHEIQSPLTSIRGFARALRNDGISRETREHYLDIIEAESARLSGLSDSLLKLSVLESGNFPFEAKPFRLDRQLRNIILACEPQWMGRGIEVEAELPETTVTAVEDLLIQVWTNLLHNSIKFTPAGGTITIAARPLNGGAEVIISDTGTGIEGEDLPRIFERFYKADKARSAGAGGSGLGLSLVKKIVDLHQGEVRAESRVGEGTAFVVTLPAPPEKQTT from the coding sequence ATGAACCGGCTGAGGCGGGCACTTCGGGGACTGCTCGGAATGCTGGCTGGCTTTTCGTCCCTCATCATCTCGTGGACGGCTTCCTATTTTATCTTGAGAGTGCTGTTCGAAAAGTTTGGTAGCCCGTCATCGGCCTATGTTTCGCAGCTGCTGGGCATGCTGCTCGGATTTCTTATTCTGTTCTTCATTGGCGGTTTGATCTCCCTGATTACGTACGGGAAGCAGAACAAATTTTATAGCCCGATTCTGAATGCCGTCCGGCGGATATCCAAGGGGGATTTTACCGCCCAGGTGGAAGATGTCGAACGCTACGGCCGAATGGGCGAGCTCGTGGAAGGAATCAATGAAATGGCCAGCGAGCTAAGCCGGATGGAGACGATGCGGCAGGACTTCATCTCGAATGTGTCGCATGAAATCCAGTCGCCGCTCACTTCCATCCGCGGCTTCGCCCGTGCACTGCGCAACGACGGAATCAGCCGGGAGACCCGGGAACATTATCTGGACATCATCGAGGCGGAGAGCGCCCGGCTCTCGGGCTTAAGTGACAGTCTGCTCAAGCTGTCGGTGCTGGAGTCGGGGAACTTTCCGTTTGAAGCGAAGCCTTTCCGCCTGGATAGACAGCTTCGAAATATCATCCTGGCCTGCGAGCCGCAGTGGATGGGGAGAGGGATCGAAGTGGAAGCGGAGCTTCCTGAAACGACGGTGACGGCCGTGGAAGATCTGCTGATCCAGGTCTGGACCAATCTGCTGCATAACAGCATCAAGTTTACTCCGGCGGGCGGGACGATCACCATTGCAGCGCGTCCTCTAAATGGGGGAGCCGAGGTCATAATCTCCGATACCGGTACGGGTATTGAAGGGGAAGACTTGCCCCGCATTTTCGAACGGTTCTACAAGGCGGACAAGGCGAGAAGCGCGGGCGCCGGGGGCAGCGGGCTGGGGCTGTCGCTCGTTAAAAAGATTGTCGACCTGCACCAGGGGGAGGTCCGCGCGGAGAGTCGCGTCGGCGAAGGGACTGCGTTCGTCGTGACGCTGCCCGCCCCGCCGGAAAAGCAGACGACATAG
- a CDS encoding ABC transporter ATP-binding protein, whose translation MTNATKMKGKNLRSFLQLLKETKPPYALLALAITLSVISTLVSLVIPMFTKGLVDGFSLSSISRLQIAGIAGAFVAQTIAAGVSVYLLNYAGQKMVASLRERLWRKLLLLPVSYYNDIRTGENVSRMTSDTGIIKTLVAENVSSLFTGIISIAGSISVLFYLNWKMTLVLFTVLPLSALVLVPLGRMMYKISKGMQDETASFTAVLSGVLSEIRLVKASGAERREYESGKKVILNLLSYGIREGKASAWITPLVSLIFMMLLVVIIGYGGLQVSSGALTAGELVAFILYLIQIIMPLTQLTTFFTQIQKSMGASERLMEMLMHEEEKYEGEEMADGGSLPIMLDNVTFGYKKGESVLSKVSCSIAPGEVTAIVGPSGGGKTTLFSLLERFYEPQDGVIRLGGKPISDFSLSSWRGGIGYVSQESPLLAGTIADNLRYGLDREVDLAEMQQAAAMAYADRFIDELPDGYDTEVGERGVKLSGGQRQRIAIARALLRDPKILMLDEATSSLDSKSEAVVQKALSNLMKGRTTIVIAHRLSTVVNADQILFMEKGEITGRGRHEELLREHSLYREFAQQQLQTTDKEAREHGEEEESAGHGKNTGGGRRSAHPRVGSRIFES comes from the coding sequence ATGACGAACGCAACGAAGATGAAGGGAAAGAACCTTCGTTCATTTCTCCAATTGCTCAAAGAAACGAAACCGCCTTATGCCCTGCTGGCCCTGGCCATTACGCTAAGCGTCATTTCCACGCTGGTATCCCTCGTCATTCCGATGTTCACCAAAGGGCTGGTTGACGGCTTCTCGCTGTCTTCCATAAGCCGTCTTCAGATCGCCGGAATCGCCGGCGCTTTCGTTGCCCAGACCATTGCCGCGGGCGTATCCGTCTATCTGCTGAACTATGCAGGCCAGAAAATGGTTGCCAGCCTGAGGGAGCGCCTGTGGCGCAAACTGCTGCTGCTGCCGGTTTCCTATTATAACGACATCCGGACGGGCGAAAACGTCAGCCGCATGACAAGCGACACAGGCATTATCAAGACGCTGGTAGCGGAGAATGTCTCGAGCCTGTTCACAGGCATCATTTCCATTGCAGGTTCGATCTCGGTGCTCTTTTATCTGAATTGGAAAATGACGCTGGTTCTGTTCACTGTGCTGCCTCTTTCGGCGCTCGTTCTTGTTCCGCTCGGCCGGATGATGTACAAGATTTCCAAGGGCATGCAGGATGAGACAGCTTCCTTTACGGCGGTGCTCAGCGGCGTGCTGTCGGAAATCCGGCTCGTCAAAGCGTCCGGAGCGGAACGCCGGGAATACGAATCCGGCAAGAAAGTCATTCTGAACCTGCTCTCCTACGGCATACGCGAAGGCAAGGCCAGCGCCTGGATCACCCCGCTTGTCTCGCTCATATTTATGATGCTGCTGGTGGTCATTATCGGCTACGGCGGGCTGCAGGTGTCGAGCGGAGCGCTGACGGCGGGAGAGCTGGTCGCTTTTATCCTTTATCTGATCCAGATCATTATGCCGCTGACCCAGTTGACGACCTTCTTCACCCAAATTCAGAAGTCCATGGGCGCTTCGGAGAGGCTGATGGAGATGCTGATGCATGAAGAAGAGAAGTACGAAGGGGAAGAGATGGCTGACGGCGGAAGCCTGCCGATTATGCTGGACAATGTCACCTTCGGGTACAAAAAAGGAGAGTCCGTGCTGAGCAAAGTCAGCTGCTCTATTGCGCCGGGCGAGGTGACGGCGATTGTCGGTCCAAGCGGCGGCGGCAAGACGACGCTGTTCTCCCTGCTTGAACGCTTCTATGAGCCGCAGGATGGCGTGATCCGGCTGGGAGGCAAGCCGATTTCCGATTTCTCGCTGTCCTCCTGGCGCGGAGGAATCGGCTACGTCTCCCAGGAAAGCCCGCTGCTGGCCGGAACGATTGCGGACAATCTCCGCTACGGGCTGGACCGGGAGGTTGATTTGGCGGAAATGCAGCAGGCGGCGGCGATGGCGTATGCGGATAGATTCATCGACGAGCTGCCGGATGGTTACGACACCGAAGTCGGCGAGCGCGGCGTGAAGCTGTCCGGCGGACAGCGGCAGCGGATTGCGATTGCCCGGGCGCTTCTGAGAGATCCGAAAATCCTGATGCTGGACGAAGCGACTTCAAGCCTTGACAGCAAGTCCGAAGCCGTCGTGCAGAAGGCGCTGTCCAATCTGATGAAAGGCCGGACGACCATCGTTATCGCGCATCGGCTGTCCACGGTGGTGAACGCGGATCAGATTCTTTTTATGGAAAAGGGCGAGATTACCGGCAGGGGAAGACACGAAGAACTGCTGCGGGAGCATAGCCTCTACCGCGAATTTGCGCAGCAGCAGCTGCAAACGACAGATAAGGAAGCGCGGGAACACGGCGAAGAGGAGGAGAGTGCCGGACATGGCAAAAATACTGGTGGTGGACGACGATCCGCACATCCGCGAGTTGGTAGCCGTATTTTTGAAAGCTGA